A window of the Patagioenas fasciata isolate bPatFas1 chromosome 32, bPatFas1.hap1, whole genome shotgun sequence genome harbors these coding sequences:
- the TRIR gene encoding telomerase RNA component interacting RNase, which translates to MAAHGEEREAPEAPSPPPGPGGGVNVFANDGSFLELFKRKMEAEREREREREAADAPGGAGAGPADGSKRSGGAFGFVGRRRGGNKLALKTGVVAKKQRTDEEVLTSKGDAWAKYMAEVKKYKAHQCSDDDKTRPLVK; encoded by the exons ATGGCGGCGCACGGCGAGGAGCGGGAGGCCCCGGAGGCCCCGTCGCCTCCTcccgggcccggcggcggcgTCAACGTTTTCGCCAACGACGGCAGCTTCCTGGAGCTGTTCAAGCGCAAGATGGAGGCGGAGCGCGAGCGGGAGCGCGAGCGGGAGGCGGCGGACGCGCCCGGGGGCGCCGGGGCCGGCCCGGCCGACGGCTCCAAGCGCAGCGGCGGCGCCTTCGGCTTC GTCGGGCGGCGCCGCGGCGGCAACAAACTGGCCCTGAAAACCGGGGTGGTGGCCAAGAAACAGAGGACGGACGAGGAG GTGCTGACGAGTAAAGGCGACGCGTGGGCCAAGTACATGGCGGAGGTGAAGAAGTACAAAGCGCACCAGTGCAGCGACGACGACAAAACGCGGCCCCTGGTCAAATAG